The stretch of DNA CGACTCCCTGCAGTTTGGGTCCGTATCAAAAATAATGAACCCTCCTATCAAAAGGGACAACGAGAACAAAATAGAGGGAAATATACCTCGATCgcgtaccaggcaagcctcgacaaccgtaAGGTGTCGTAGTCAACCTCCCGCAGGAACAACTCCTCACCTCcgtgaccgtgaaggtgctcctcaacctcgtcggaggtcgactcctggaacaacaccatAGGCGGGTCGACTGGTACCACGAAAGTCTCACTAAAGCACTGACAAGCtagacgctcgcccaggtaccaaatcGGCTCGATCGTCGTCTCCAAGTACAAGCGCTGGGAACTGCGAGGCCACAGACGCTCCCTGACAGCGGCCGGCAcctccgtgtagtgctcccaaggccgccttacaaactgcattcaaaacaaagctactcaaccgactgggggcttcctaagctatctagtcatcctatctctatctatttctataaagcaGTAAGGAATAGCAACTTACGTCAGAAACTCGAGGGGCATTcacacgacgcctgcagtcctcgtaagtcaacttaatcgacttcttccgagccaccggcCAACCTCTCACGGCAGGGTAGGTCTAAGGGACACCACCTGTAGTCCCCGGACGTAGAGGgacgaagtaagcatacaaccaagcctgtaatcaaacacagcaaacacaaatcagccaatctttccaaaaaaaattgccaaattcaaaatcaaaatcaaaatcaaactcaaaactacaaaaaaaaatcgtacctcaaagatgacgccgggaccaaccaaagcaggggcactaccatcCCCCACTGACTCCGGACGCGCCGTCGCGTGCAAGTACCGGATGAAACTCGCCaaggccggcgtaacccagtcaaactgacccaaagtgtcaaggtcagcaagaagaggaagtaccttggtcgacaagcgctcacccttgtcaccaaagtacgtggcaccaaagaagtaccacaaccacaaccgcgcatcctgcgcgtcagctctagcctcagcctccggactcgTCAACGGCGCCGGAGCAGCACCCACCACTCTCCCTCTGAAGTGGTCTCTCACATACGAACTCGCCATCAGGTCCGGAGTAATGTCGGAAGGCTTAGGCAGAGCAATACCGATCAGATGAGTACCGCAGGAAAAGACACCCTCTTCGATGTCTCTGTAAACTCGACAGGCGTCTCGCCGCAAGGAAGGCCGGATATCATAgcaaaatcctctaaggtcacgccgacctccccgaaCTCCATGTGGAAAACGAcatcgtgtcccagtaccgatccaacatggcacggatcagacacaggttcgacctaatcgaagacctgtgaatatcccgccaagcggccaccaacggcccaaaagccgaactctctatcaacgccctcgtcccggctcggagaacgtcgtaaaagcccaggcaggtagtgaagcccgagaaagtcctcatggtgccgatctcctgaaatcaaaaacaaacaacgtcagaacacctatCCAGGTCTGATACTTCAAAAGTGACGAAAGTTCAATCAGGTGACAcaactcaccaagccctcgtgggcacggtaggagatgtgctTGTCCAGTCGAAGCAgaaactggctaccgtcaaaaccctcggcccaagcaggcgccgcccgcaggttcagcccTTGCGGGGCTGTAACCCGTCTAGCCTCCCAACTAGCGACGTCTGCATCATCCTCAAccgtctccgccctccgtctcttctgaCCACGAGACCCAACGTGACGGATGGAAGGCATCTCAACGACCCTATAGACATTCCGTAACGTCCGTCTGGTCGTCCGAGGAGTCCGCCTCCTCGTAAAAACCTTCCTCCCAGAGGTACCAacctcagacccagtctgagctctctcaACACCAGTTGCCCCAACAACAAGCTCCTCACGATACTCAGCGGCCCTCTCGGCCCCAACAGTCTCGTCAGGGGGtccctcctcctcggaagcgtcctccacTACCGCAACAGGTGCACTAACCGGAGTGTTAACCGGCCCCGTCCCAAACAGCTCCTCAAAGGTCGCAGCAAGGGACCCAGCCTGTCCTGAgcactctcctgcaaacaaagaacgtcagccgaaatttcggcattacgacggcgtaaaatggacaaatccaaaaacaaaaacctgcaaagcaaaacaagggcaatctcaCCCAGGCCCagccaaacaaaaacaatttacaaaaaaaaacgcaaaaaaaaaagcgactcgcccttcttttcaagcaaaagacgagtcaaaacaaccacaacaaaaagcggcaccccaagacccataAAAGGTCCGCCTACAAATCAAAATACACTCCCAATACAATGggatatttttctacggctcgaaaaggcaaatcctacgccaatttgagcgcaaaccggtcaaaatttcaaaaaacgaccacaacaaggcaatgtgattttatcacgcctcaaagcgacctaaactaccaataaggtccatttcaaggcaaactaactcaattcaagctcaaacaggcgcttattccgtcggacataagaccgtcacaaaaggcaaaaattccaattttgcccacaatacccaacaaaggtccacaacggcaaatacggtctttcccgactataatgtaacctagtgggacccactacacaagcaaataaacttggcattgtgaaatgagacggtttcttcgcctcactcacgtttttgagcatagggagcgggaacggggaccaaaatgcaaactaaaagcacccctatactcctaaacaggtttataacctaatacaatcatccatttcactcaaaatgggctcaatcaaaaacgcccaaatcgattttctagggcaaaattctcgccctaattcaattcaagtaaaagaccaacaaatttaaatggattcaagaggaaatacataccttgagatgacattgttgataatggcacgaatggaagtaagctaaagaccaacaatggcggtttttttttgtttgtttgtggaAGACGAAATGAGGATGATATGCGGACcatcctcgcgtcttttacagaaaaatagggaagctccctcgactcgccaggttgctcgcgcctcaatgaggtgctccatgctctttcagcgaaattttgggctttggcccaatttcccataacaaacttcaaattttcaatgacgacattaaggaccgtcatttttcaaatacaacaacaaatagtgaaatcaaaattcactattttccttcaaaattccaaACAAACGTCGATTAAAACcgcatttttcaaatacaaaagcaaatagtgaaaattcaaattcactatttttccttcaaatttcaacgacggcaactAAGACcatcaattttcaaaataatagtgaaaattcaaattcactatttcgtcgaatttcaacgacggcaattaaaaccgtcaattttcaaaataaaagtgaaaattccaattcactattttccttcaaatttcaacgacggtatttaaaaccgtcaattttcaaaataatagtgaaaattcaaattcactatttcgtcaaatttcaaacgacggcaattaaaaccgtcattttcaaaataatagttggaaattaaattccactattttcaccacacatgtcaccggcggcacataaaccgtcacttcaaacgtaatagtgaagattccaaattcactatttccttcacatgtcaacggcggcacataaaccgtcacttcaaacgtaatagcgaaatttaaaattcgttatttccttcaaaaaattcaaacaaacggcgattaaaaccgccacttcaaattcaaaaaatgagtagtgaagattcaaaattcactattcttttaaaatgtcaacagggggcttcctcgcgggacccgctcatttcaacaacattgatagtgaaattcaaaattcaccatttccacggcggcatcatgagtccgctaccTTCTAAACAAGCCCATCCAATGCGGCCATTCTCACGGTCAATTAATcgaccgccccatggctggcgagccttactacgcatcgcggctggcgagccctcctcatatacgcaccatggctggcgagccttactacgcatcgcggctggcgagccctcctcatatacgcaccgcagctggcgagccttactacgcatcgcggctggcaagccctcctcatgtacgcaccacagctggcgagcctttctccgcaaacacgcaaggacgtATCCAAAGATGCCTcatgtatgactccttcttatggctagcgagcctttgtacgtagtctaacggactttaaacgacccacacggacagtcgacagactctaaaatgttcccgacgacaggtccttggctcttatcctcgagtcgccttggcgtcgcccttcccgacggcaggtccttggcccgaatcctttcgagccgcctcgacgtcgtttgggtctccaggttgtaatcttcgattgacctgggggctctactttgactttcgccctgtccaagcctcagtcaatgtgggggctctgtagatacccagtatctactaAGACTCCAActaacacccgatgattatcggactacaacatgttttggaatcacgGCGATTGATTgatagtttgtgtacaactttacgtcggaaaacataataCGAGTTCggaaataaaacatttcaaaacttttcaaaagtacctggagtgtttaatgcacgatgatggggtcgtaatgacactaactagagtcaaaaccgacaccggaccaaaaaccgactcaagaattgaaatcccgactccaacaacgagtcaaaccgagtcaaccacaaaaaacaaacaatttcaaaccttctatactaagacttcccggattcatgaatggaaAAGTACCAAACTTGTCACtaaaaatcctaggatagaacaaatcatgattgcacttgtgtgaaagtgacaggacaactcgaagaccagcgacgtggctcgcgcctctttgagcagcccagatggccacgtcgctcaaaactcacacaaccactcattttcttataaatacccctcaaatgcccccatttgagaacttacgcgagtgtccgccccctcttttctcccttaaaattcttgactcgacttcttaagtcacaatccgacgcgtatttacgacctaccgatcgtaaatacaagccttacacattgtttggtaccgccatcgtgcattaaatcacttgaccgaccatttcgaccactacaccgtcactaatcttaataaaacactctttttacttaccaaaacggttttaaaccgagtcttttccgaccaaatgagttgttacacttacgttggtttctcgccataaccaaacaagtaagtatgagggtgtaaaaatccttcttttatcatgtctttgctttttttatgaccataacatgctaaaacatgcataacacaatccaaaacataggatagacgagccaaaactgagttttggcctgaggcagaagccccttgttctgcacagaggctcgtgcctcaatggggtgccagTCGAACTCAACCGtgtgtttgttctcgtccttcctcattaatctattttcatatttgtaatcggtttttaccatttcgaatgttttcaaacccttttatttatttttacaaattttaaccataaaacatttttcacccttggttcttaataccatgacggtttaatccgtgttccggtgataatatttggttaataacatttaaaaggtattttatagccttttatttcatttctttacattttgagaggtattttaaagcctttcatcatttctttacatttccaaaataaacatattagtcaccaacacaaagtcatccttggtttcacataccatgccggattttaacctgggtacgatgatgagttcgactaattatattcaaatgaatttaaaacaattagttcatgatcattctcaaaactatccatgtcaagtcgaacccgacaccgaatatcatcaaaataatgatggttattcgagtctcgttcctcaaatcaacaaatacggtctaaacgaccctttcaaaccaaaacgggtttaaatacccacttttcaacacgtttcataaacgtttttcaaatggtcagagcacggcatataaccgttgactgacccgcgcctaaacaggccttttccttcttattttcaaaaccaaggGAGACCCCTTTGCACcaccaacaggctcgcgcctcatgtggccgcctAGAGTAGGGTCTGTTCcatttccagcattagtctaggacgttCCCGACTCCGaccaacccggatataggacggatcagatgactatttgctcattcaaaaatcacatttgcaaaatgccttactaagacaaatggaccgCGTCATGCACcgtaaacctaatacggtaaatggatgtttaatttccgtcttgcatgcaaataaaccataaatccaactcgacatcttatacttgatacttggattaaatcaaccgacttagaaagctctcacgtgttaggtttaaattattggatgcgcattcatgcatttaaaccgttttatcaacttttgcattcaaccaaccaagatcgatcagtagaggccgctactgcgggcgggattgggtgtctcattaaagggcttcccaatacgtaccttcacctcttactcagaaactttggatagtggacgaccttatccagggcgtacaagagtcattctagagataggatgctaaagtgggacgattccttatctttagttcttatgtcaaaccctgctttgtgcttcgtttgaccgaggtataaagtggttttgaacgggttccaagcatcccacaaatgcttggtggcgactccgaacatctctaatcgtttcgagacccttaccgagacgaaaccgaccgatctaaaacgatccggtcgaaagcattttttacgccgccgagcgtggctttcaaaagaccgctgcacgtccgcagatcgaccgggcttgcaggtgggccgatGTCCACACATGTACTTCCCTACACTTGAATATCAAATCCTTCACACATCATAATTGAtaagtaaccctccctcactttcaCTCATGTCAAAAATTGTAGCTAAAGTATGGAATTGAAAATGCAATGAAGTTAAAATGCGAGTAagtgggttagtatatttacaagtggtggtttaaggaggactccaccaaactctcctccatTTTAATGCTAGATCATGGTGGGAGAGGCTTAAGGCAAGTAACCTCAACCTCTCCTACAAAAGCTCCTTCATAGTAAGGCTTGATACGTTGACCATTAACTTTGAACCGATTCCCATCTTCTGACATTAGCTCAAAGTCTCCATAATTTCCAACGTTTGTGATAACAAAGGGACCCGTCTATCGTGAGTTCAACTTTTCGGGGAAGAGCAGATATcgagagttgaatagaaggactttgtctcctttgtgcaaggccttttgtttagttctcttatcatgaagcaatttggttcgttctttgtagatccttgcattttCATAAGAGTGAAGCCGTAATTCCTCCAATTCCTCAATTTGCAAGATCCTCTTCTCACCACTTATCTTGAGATTAAGATTGAGTGTTTTGATGGCCCAAAAGGTTTTGTATTCCAATTCAAGTAGTAAGTAACAAGCCTTTCCATAGACTAACTTGTAAGGTGAAGTTCATATGGGTGTCTTAtaagccgtcctataagcccgaaaagagtcatcaagcttcatgctccaatccttacgagtcttgttaacaaccttctcaagaatttgtttgatctctccaTTTGAGACCTCGACTTGACCGCTtatttgaggatggtatcccaagccggccCTATGTTAAACACCATACTTTGTCAAGAGAGATGCAAtcttcttttcatggaaatgtgatCCACCATCACTAATGACCGCTCTAGGAACTCTAAATCTTGGGAATATCACTTTCTTCAAGAGCTTGgtcaccgtttttgcatcatcggttgggataggaattgcttctacccactttgacaCGTAGTCAACGGCAACTAGGATGTTGTTGCCTTGAGATGATACAAAGGGACCTTGCATCTTCAGAGATGGTAGGctaatagaagcccgattgaaggactTTGGCAATTGTTCTTCGTGGtccatgatgtcctccataaGGAGATGAGTGGCAACCTTCCAAAactccttgaacttcccattgtggGACACATTTTTGATAAATGCCATCACTACATGCTTTGTAGAGgttgggatcatcccaaaaatatctcTTTACTTCGAACaagaacctctttctttggttgtagttGAATTTCGGAGGGAGAACTCCTCCTACAATGTAGTTTTCAAAATCGACAAACCATGGTGTGGTATACCTCTCAAGTTGTGTGTGGATGGCCAGTAGGATATCATCGAGGAAGGAATCATTAATTTGTGTATCTTCATCTTTGTTGTCAAATCGAATTCTCGACAAGTGATTCgctactacattttcggctcctttcttgtccctTATATCTAAGTGGAACTCTTGgagtaacaacatccacctcaaAAAGCATGGCTTTGACTCTTTCTTcaccaagagatgtctaagagtaCGGTGGTCCGAAAATACAATAACCTTCGATCCAAGTAGGTAGGAGCGGAACTTGTCCAAAGCATACACTATAGCAAGAAGTTCCTTTTCCTTGGTATCGTAATTGACTTGTGATGCATCAAGGGTCTTTCTTATATAATATATGGCATGTAAAGCTTTCCCAACTCGTTGGATAAGAACCGCGCCAACGGCATAGTTTcttgcatcacacattatctcaaaaggtAACCTCCCAATTtagggttggatgattggtgccaaAATTAGAGCCTCTTTGATCCtatcaaaagcttcaacacactcatgaaTAAATTGGAACGGGGCATCCTTAaacaaaagttgagtgaggggttttgcaattttggaaaaatcttttatgaatcgtcggtaaaaccccgcatgaccgagaaaCTCCACACCCCTTTGAAATTCACTGGTGGTGGTAGTTTCTCTATCACTTCAACTttggctttgtcaacttctatgcCCTTTTCTGTAATCAAATAACCTTGGACAATACCTTGATTgaccataaaatgacacttttcccaatttaacacAAGACTCACATCTTCATATTTTTGCAAGATAAGAGATAGATTATGCAAGCAAGAATCAAAGTCCttcccataaacactaaaatcatccataaaaacctccattatggtttctaagtaatcgaaaaagacactcatcatgcaacgTTGAAAGGTGGCGGGAGCATTGCATAGCCCGAAGGGCATTCTTCAATATGCAAATGTTCCGTATGGGcaagtgaaggtggtcttatgttggtcatccgggggtatcgggatttggaagaatcctgagtacccatcaaggtagcaaaagaatttgtttgAGGCAAGCCTCTaaagcatttgatcaatgaatGGAAGGGGGAAATGGTCCTTTCTTGTTGAGGAATTCAACTTactataatcaatacacatttGCCAACCGGTAATCTTCCTTGTGGATATTAGCTCGTTCTTGTTATTtttcactaccgtggtacctcctttcttgggtaccatttgaacggggctaacccacaaggaatccgatatagggtagatgattcccgcatcaagcaatttcataacctccgcttttataatttcttgcatgtgggggtttagtctcctttgtccttggatggtaggtctatggtcttcctctagataaATCCTATGCATGCTAAAATCGGGACTtatt from Silene latifolia isolate original U9 population chromosome 10, ASM4854445v1, whole genome shotgun sequence encodes:
- the LOC141607607 gene encoding uncharacterized protein LOC141607607; amino-acid sequence: MCDARNYAVGAVLIQRVGKALHAIYYIRKTLDASQVNYDTKEKELLAIVYALDKFRSYLLGSKVIVFSDHRTLRHLLVKKESKPCFLRWMLLLQEFHLDIRDKKGAENVVANHLSRIRFDNKDEDTQINDSFLDDILLAIHTQLERYTTPWFVDFENYIVGGVLPPKFNYNQRKRFLFEVKRYFWDDPNLYKACSDGIYQKCVPQWEVQGVLEGECSGQAGSLAATFEELFGTGPVNTPVSAPVAVVEDASEEEGPPDETVGAERAAEYREELVVGATGVERAQTGSEVGTSGRKVFTRRRTPRTTRRTLRNVYRVVEMPSIRHVGSRGQKRRRAETVEDDADVASWEARRVTAPQGLNLRAAPAWAEGFDGSQFLLRLDKHISYRAHEGLEIGTMRTFSGFTTCLGFYDVLRAGTRALIESSAFGPLVAAWRDIHRSSIRSNLCLIRAMLDRYWDTMSFSTWSSGRSA